In Veillonellales bacterium, one genomic interval encodes:
- a CDS encoding substrate-binding domain-containing protein: MTKGATVINRKDGVNRRTFLKTTVASTVAVAAAMMPGSLFAGRFQSDSLQVWSCGGLSEAFMEVNNLYEQRNGIQINYTGAFAGALGKSLLGGAVTEVFAGRVLQLAQKLRNSY; the protein is encoded by the coding sequence ATGACGAAAGGAGCAACTGTGATAAATAGAAAAGATGGAGTAAATAGAAGAACATTCCTCAAGACCACTGTGGCTTCAACTGTTGCCGTTGCTGCAGCCATGATGCCCGGCTCTCTATTCGCGGGACGTTTCCAGTCCGATTCGCTGCAAGTATGGTCCTGCGGAGGGTTGTCTGAGGCCTTTATGGAGGTTAATAACCTGTATGAGCAGAGAAACGGCATCCAAATCAATTATACAGGGGCGTTCGCGGGTGCATTGGGGAAATCGCTCCTAGGCGGGGCCGTCACGGAGGTCTTCGCCGGACGGGTGTTGCAATTGGCGCAAAAGCTGCGTAATTCCTATTAA
- a CDS encoding uroporphyrinogen decarboxylase family protein, whose translation MLSQKERLLAKLRGEKTDRSPVICTGCVMNAAISEIMNYTGHTLPEAHNDAVLMAALAGDIYEYTGFENLGVPFCMTVEAEVLGSEVNYGTLTCEPKITKELYGSAKLVVTRDVDKMLNSGRIPKVAEAVSILARRFPDTPIVGNLTGPITTAASLVNPLKLLKEFSKSSAECHRVLDYVTRLLIGFAKKMADNGVTVISVGDPTATGEILGPKIFREFALYYNSLIVKVLNNCGIPVIVHICGDINSVRSQLPEIGANAVSTDAMINLCQLKADFPELITMGNLSTYQLGIGSVASVVEQTAQLVRAGIDIISPACGLSTATSLELIRAMTDTVKSGN comes from the coding sequence ATGCTTAGTCAAAAAGAAAGACTGCTGGCTAAACTGCGGGGGGAAAAAACTGACCGTTCGCCGGTAATCTGTACAGGCTGCGTGATGAATGCCGCCATCAGCGAAATTATGAATTATACAGGTCATACTTTGCCAGAAGCACATAACGATGCGGTGCTGATGGCGGCACTGGCCGGTGATATTTACGAATATACCGGGTTTGAAAATTTAGGGGTTCCTTTTTGCATGACCGTAGAGGCCGAGGTGTTGGGGAGTGAGGTGAACTACGGTACGTTGACTTGTGAACCGAAGATTACCAAAGAATTGTATGGTTCAGCCAAACTCGTCGTGACCCGAGATGTTGATAAGATGCTAAATAGCGGTCGTATCCCGAAAGTTGCTGAGGCTGTATCCATACTAGCCAGGCGCTTTCCGGATACCCCGATAGTTGGTAATTTGACAGGGCCGATTACTACGGCAGCTTCGCTGGTGAATCCGCTTAAGTTGCTGAAAGAGTTTAGCAAAAGTTCGGCAGAATGTCACCGGGTATTGGACTATGTCACTCGCTTGCTGATCGGTTTTGCAAAAAAAATGGCGGACAATGGCGTTACTGTGATTTCCGTCGGCGATCCGACTGCAACAGGAGAGATCCTAGGGCCGAAGATTTTCCGTGAGTTTGCGCTTTATTATAATAGCCTGATTGTTAAAGTTTTGAATAATTGCGGCATCCCGGTAATCGTTCATATTTGCGGCGATATAAACAGTGTACGCAGCCAGCTTCCGGAAATCGGAGCCAACGCCGTTAGCACCGATGCAATGATCAACCTGTGCCAATTGAAAGCCGATTTCCCCGAACTTATTACGATGGGTAATCTCAGCACCTATCAATTGGGAATTGGGTCAGTGGCGTCGGTAGTAGAACAGACTGCACAACTTGTCCGGGCAGGCATTGATATTATTTCACCGGCCTGCGGTTTGAGTACAGCAACTTCACTTGAACTTATCAGGGCAATGACCGACACTGTTAAGAGCGGGAATTAA